In one Bos mutus isolate GX-2022 chromosome 19, NWIPB_WYAK_1.1, whole genome shotgun sequence genomic region, the following are encoded:
- the ZNF18 gene encoding zinc finger protein 18 isoform X2 — MMPVELGQAPVLLPPPAKAKELLFPGPDATPRGEPSSPETARQLFRQFPYQVMSGPHETLQQLRKLCFQWLQPEVHTKEQILEMLMLEQFLSILPGEIQTWVRKQCPGSGEEAVTLVESLKGDPQRLWQWISIQVLGQEVFSEKAEPASCPAGDAGSPAEEPQKLGLQNTAPGPGEPLSCVVKEESDMEQGLAAATQLSAQLPAQPEQMPVRDQDFRASLLHTASQEQWRHLDSTQKEQYWDLMLETYGKMVSGGAGISSARPDLTDPAGYGVELAGPHLQANEKIPRPTCIGDRGENDKENLNLENYRAQDPPALGEPPPQAPLSGLFSEDEPRPFGEGEDLSEAQGNLRGEGTGGQLCPQERNSRKQPGPHLLPPLPGDSPAPWPEEKREAALRGQPRAPMAQRLPTCRECGKTFYRNSQLVFHQRTHSRETYFQCPTCQKAFLRSSSFMKHQRIHTGEKPCKCDYCGKGFSDFSGLRYHKKIHTGEKPYKCPVCEKSFIQRSNFNRHQRVHTGEKPYKCTRCGKSFSWSSSLDKHQRSHLGKKPRP, encoded by the exons ATGATGCCCGTGGAGTTGGGGCAGGCTCCTGTCCTGCTGCCACCACCGGCCAAGGCCAAGGAGCTCCTGTTCCCTGGCCCAGATGCCACCCCCCGAGGGGAGCCCTCCAGCCCCGAGACCGCACGCCAGCTCTTCAGGCAGTTTCCTTACCAGGTGATGTCCGGGCCCCATGAAACCCTCCAACAGCTTCGGAAGCTCTGTTTCCAGTGGCTGCAGCCAGAGGTTCACACCAAGGAGCAGATCCTGGAGATGCTGATGCTGGAACAGTTCCTGAGCATTCTGCCTGGGGAGATCCAGACGTGGGTGCGGAAGCAGTGTCCAGGCAGCGGGGAGGAGGCCGTGACCCTCGTGGAGAGCTTGAAGGGAGACCCCCAGAGGCTGTGGCAGTGG ATCAGCATCCAAGTTCTGGGACAGGAAGTCTTCTCAGAGAAGGCGGAGCCCGCGAGCTGCCCAGCGGGGGACGCAGGGTCTCCTGCTGAAGAACCTCAGAAGCTTGGGCTCCAGAACACAGCCCCCGGGCCCGGGGAGCCACTGAGCTGTGTGGTGAAAGAGGAGTCTGACATGGAGCAAGGTCTAG CGGCCGCCACCCAGCTGTCTGCCCAGCTGCCTGCCCAGCCCGAGCAAATGCCTGTCAGGGACCAGGACTTCAGAGCCTCCCTTCTCCACACAGCATCTCAG GAGCAGTGGAGGCACCTGGATTCTACCCAGAAGGAGCAGTACTGGGATCTCATGCTGGAGACCTACGGGAAGATGGTCTCAGGAGGTGCAG GCATTTCCAGTGCCAGGCCTGACCTGACTGATCCAGCTGGGTATGGGGTAGAGCTGGCAGGGCCACACCTGCAAGCCAATGAGAAGATCCCAAGACCCACCTGCATAG GGGACAGAGGGGAGAATGACAAAGAGAACCTGAACTTGGAGAACTACAGGGCCCAGGACCCTCCGGCATTGGGAGAGCCTCCCCCTCAGGCTCCCCTGAGCGGCCTCTTCAGTGAGGACGAGCCAAGACCCTTTGGAGAAGGAGAGGACCTCTCAGAGGCCCAGGGGAACCTGCGGGGCGAAGGGACAGGGGGTCAGCTCTGCCCCCAGGAGAGGAATTCCAGGAAGCAGCCAGGCCCGCACCTGCTGCCCCCGCTTCCCGGGGATTCGCCCGCACCATGGcctgaggagaagagagaggccgCGCTGCGGGGGCAGCCAAGGGCCCCCATGGCCCAGAGACTCCCCACCTGCAGGGAGTGTGGCAAGACCTTCTACCGGAACTCGCAGCTGGTTTTCCACCAAAGAACTCACAGCCGGGAGACGTACTTCCAGTGCCCCACCTGCCAAAAGGCCTTCCTGCGGAGCTCCAGCTTCATGAAGCACCAGCGGATCCACACGGGGGAGAAGCCCTGCAAGTGCGACTACTGTGGGAAGGGCTTCAGCGACTTCTCGGGGCTGCGCTACCACAAGAAAATCCACACGGGTGAGAAGCCCTACAAGTGCCCCGTGTGTGAGAAGAGCTTCATCCAGAGGTCCAACTTCAACCGGCACCAGAGGGTGCACACAGGTGAGAAGCCCTACAAGTGCACCCGCTGCGGCAAGAGCTTCAGCTGGAGCTCGAGCCTCGACAAGCATCAGAGATCCCACCTGGGAAAGAAGCCCCGCCCGTAG
- the ZNF18 gene encoding zinc finger protein 18 isoform X1, with the protein MMPVELGQAPVLLPPPAKAKELLFPGPDATPRGEPSSPETARQLFRQFPYQVMSGPHETLQQLRKLCFQWLQPEVHTKEQILEMLMLEQFLSILPGEIQTWVRKQCPGSGEEAVTLVESLKGDPQRLWQWISIQVLGQEVFSEKAEPASCPAGDAGSPAEEPQKLGLQNTAPGPGEPLSCVVKEESDMEQGLAAAATQLSAQLPAQPEQMPVRDQDFRASLLHTASQEQWRHLDSTQKEQYWDLMLETYGKMVSGGAGISSARPDLTDPAGYGVELAGPHLQANEKIPRPTCIGDRGENDKENLNLENYRAQDPPALGEPPPQAPLSGLFSEDEPRPFGEGEDLSEAQGNLRGEGTGGQLCPQERNSRKQPGPHLLPPLPGDSPAPWPEEKREAALRGQPRAPMAQRLPTCRECGKTFYRNSQLVFHQRTHSRETYFQCPTCQKAFLRSSSFMKHQRIHTGEKPCKCDYCGKGFSDFSGLRYHKKIHTGEKPYKCPVCEKSFIQRSNFNRHQRVHTGEKPYKCTRCGKSFSWSSSLDKHQRSHLGKKPRP; encoded by the exons ATGATGCCCGTGGAGTTGGGGCAGGCTCCTGTCCTGCTGCCACCACCGGCCAAGGCCAAGGAGCTCCTGTTCCCTGGCCCAGATGCCACCCCCCGAGGGGAGCCCTCCAGCCCCGAGACCGCACGCCAGCTCTTCAGGCAGTTTCCTTACCAGGTGATGTCCGGGCCCCATGAAACCCTCCAACAGCTTCGGAAGCTCTGTTTCCAGTGGCTGCAGCCAGAGGTTCACACCAAGGAGCAGATCCTGGAGATGCTGATGCTGGAACAGTTCCTGAGCATTCTGCCTGGGGAGATCCAGACGTGGGTGCGGAAGCAGTGTCCAGGCAGCGGGGAGGAGGCCGTGACCCTCGTGGAGAGCTTGAAGGGAGACCCCCAGAGGCTGTGGCAGTGG ATCAGCATCCAAGTTCTGGGACAGGAAGTCTTCTCAGAGAAGGCGGAGCCCGCGAGCTGCCCAGCGGGGGACGCAGGGTCTCCTGCTGAAGAACCTCAGAAGCTTGGGCTCCAGAACACAGCCCCCGGGCCCGGGGAGCCACTGAGCTGTGTGGTGAAAGAGGAGTCTGACATGGAGCAAGGTCTAG CAGCGGCCGCCACCCAGCTGTCTGCCCAGCTGCCTGCCCAGCCCGAGCAAATGCCTGTCAGGGACCAGGACTTCAGAGCCTCCCTTCTCCACACAGCATCTCAG GAGCAGTGGAGGCACCTGGATTCTACCCAGAAGGAGCAGTACTGGGATCTCATGCTGGAGACCTACGGGAAGATGGTCTCAGGAGGTGCAG GCATTTCCAGTGCCAGGCCTGACCTGACTGATCCAGCTGGGTATGGGGTAGAGCTGGCAGGGCCACACCTGCAAGCCAATGAGAAGATCCCAAGACCCACCTGCATAG GGGACAGAGGGGAGAATGACAAAGAGAACCTGAACTTGGAGAACTACAGGGCCCAGGACCCTCCGGCATTGGGAGAGCCTCCCCCTCAGGCTCCCCTGAGCGGCCTCTTCAGTGAGGACGAGCCAAGACCCTTTGGAGAAGGAGAGGACCTCTCAGAGGCCCAGGGGAACCTGCGGGGCGAAGGGACAGGGGGTCAGCTCTGCCCCCAGGAGAGGAATTCCAGGAAGCAGCCAGGCCCGCACCTGCTGCCCCCGCTTCCCGGGGATTCGCCCGCACCATGGcctgaggagaagagagaggccgCGCTGCGGGGGCAGCCAAGGGCCCCCATGGCCCAGAGACTCCCCACCTGCAGGGAGTGTGGCAAGACCTTCTACCGGAACTCGCAGCTGGTTTTCCACCAAAGAACTCACAGCCGGGAGACGTACTTCCAGTGCCCCACCTGCCAAAAGGCCTTCCTGCGGAGCTCCAGCTTCATGAAGCACCAGCGGATCCACACGGGGGAGAAGCCCTGCAAGTGCGACTACTGTGGGAAGGGCTTCAGCGACTTCTCGGGGCTGCGCTACCACAAGAAAATCCACACGGGTGAGAAGCCCTACAAGTGCCCCGTGTGTGAGAAGAGCTTCATCCAGAGGTCCAACTTCAACCGGCACCAGAGGGTGCACACAGGTGAGAAGCCCTACAAGTGCACCCGCTGCGGCAAGAGCTTCAGCTGGAGCTCGAGCCTCGACAAGCATCAGAGATCCCACCTGGGAAAGAAGCCCCGCCCGTAG